A window from Ignavibacteriota bacterium encodes these proteins:
- the nadB gene encoding L-aspartate oxidase: MNRQIFKSDFLIIGSGLAGLTAAIYASEFGSVNLVSKSKLNISSTYWAQGGIAAVFDKEDSPEMHVKDTINAGGELCNKKMIEILVNDGIDRVNDLIKWGMKFDKIGDEIQLGLEGGHSNRRILHAGGDSTGSKVVDFLTKVVESKSNIKIFQNTQVLELLKENEICFGANSYSWETKIHYLFHSPITILATGGGTGIYSRTTNPYTSTGDGINLAYNIGAEITDMEFIQFHPTAFYSDNDQTFLLTEAIRGEGAYLLNGEGRRFMKHIHPNAELAPRDIVSKAIFYELRNSKIKSVFLDLTHLDAKKIKERFSSIYDKAIEYNIDITKNLIPVSPAAHYMIGGIKTDSNGKTNIDGLFACGEVSVTGVHGANRLASNSLLECLVFAKRCVEFSKDHSKNLSDINFNVNFNIINYKINNSTVSQFVSIKNKIATLMNNNVGIVRNSELLNSALNELENYKNFADAKEFEYYSYRIKSLIDLCEMIVTSSLKREESRGTHQRSEYTKSFEKYLGHFIFSKDLPIQFEKI; the protein is encoded by the coding sequence ATGAATAGACAAATATTTAAATCTGATTTTCTAATTATAGGAAGCGGCTTAGCTGGATTAACTGCAGCAATTTATGCATCAGAATTTGGCTCGGTAAATTTAGTTTCTAAAAGCAAATTAAATATCAGCAGTACATATTGGGCGCAAGGAGGAATTGCTGCAGTATTTGATAAAGAAGATTCACCGGAAATGCATGTTAAAGATACAATTAATGCCGGAGGTGAATTGTGTAATAAAAAGATGATTGAAATTTTAGTAAACGATGGTATAGATAGAGTAAACGATTTAATAAAATGGGGAATGAAATTTGACAAAATTGGTGATGAAATACAGCTTGGCTTAGAAGGGGGTCACAGTAATAGAAGAATTCTACATGCTGGAGGAGATTCAACCGGAAGTAAAGTGGTAGATTTTTTAACTAAAGTTGTAGAATCAAAATCAAACATAAAAATATTTCAAAATACTCAAGTATTAGAATTATTAAAAGAGAATGAAATATGTTTTGGTGCTAATTCATATTCTTGGGAGACTAAAATTCATTATTTATTTCATTCGCCTATCACAATTCTTGCTACCGGTGGAGGAACCGGAATTTATTCACGAACAACAAATCCATATACATCAACCGGTGATGGAATTAACTTAGCATATAATATTGGTGCTGAAATAACCGATATGGAATTTATTCAATTTCACCCAACTGCATTTTATTCTGATAATGATCAAACATTTTTATTAACCGAAGCAATACGAGGCGAAGGTGCTTATCTCTTAAATGGAGAAGGTAGAAGATTTATGAAACATATTCATCCAAATGCTGAATTGGCTCCAAGAGATATTGTTTCAAAAGCAATTTTCTATGAGTTAAGAAATTCTAAAATTAAATCAGTATTTCTTGATTTAACTCATTTGGATGCAAAAAAAATTAAAGAAAGATTTAGTTCTATTTATGATAAAGCAATTGAATATAATATCGATATTACCAAAAATTTAATTCCGGTTTCTCCCGCAGCACATTATATGATCGGTGGAATTAAAACCGATTCGAACGGAAAAACAAATATTGACGGATTGTTTGCTTGCGGAGAAGTATCTGTAACCGGAGTTCATGGAGCAAATAGATTAGCAAGTAATTCACTATTGGAATGTTTGGTATTTGCCAAAAGATGTGTGGAATTTAGTAAAGACCACTCTAAAAATTTATCAGATATAAACTTTAATGTGAATTTTAATATCATTAATTATAAAATAAATAATTCCACGGTAAGTCAATTTGTGAGCATTAAAAATAAAATTGCTACTTTGATGAACAACAATGTTGGAATTGTTAGAAATTCTGAATTATTAAATTCAGCATTGAATGAGTTAGAAAATTACAAAAATTTTGCTGATGCAAAGGAATTTGAATATTATTCATATAGAATAAAAAGTTTAATTGATCTTTGTGAAATGATAGTAACTTCTTCATTAAAGAGAGAAGAGAGCCGTGGAACACATCAAAGAAGCGAGTACACAAAATCTTTTGAAAAATATCTCGGACATTTTATATTTAGTAAAGATTTACCGATTCAGTTTGAAAAAATATAA
- the panC gene encoding pantoate--beta-alanine ligase, which translates to MFYYPIEWFEIVKSHKLKNKVIGFVPTMGALHEGHISLIKKSKLENKITVVSIYINQTQFNNENDLKNYPTNIEYDIELLKQNNVDFLFLPNYGIMYPDNYKFKITENEFSLTLCGATRKGHFDGVLTIVAKLLNIIKPTNAYFGEKDYQQLLLIRNMVKALFIDVNIISCPTVRDKDGLAFSSRNNLLTTKEREIASIFPKTLNSNKSIEDMKTELINSGFTIDYIEEKLDRLFAAVYLGKVRLIDNVKK; encoded by the coding sequence ATATTTTATTATCCAATTGAATGGTTTGAAATTGTAAAATCACATAAACTAAAAAATAAAGTTATTGGTTTTGTGCCAACAATGGGCGCATTACATGAAGGACATATCTCACTAATAAAAAAATCCAAATTAGAGAATAAAATTACAGTTGTAAGCATTTATATTAATCAAACACAGTTTAATAATGAAAATGATCTTAAGAATTATCCGACAAATATTGAATATGATATTGAATTGTTAAAACAAAATAATGTGGATTTTTTATTTCTTCCTAATTACGGAATTATGTACCCAGATAATTATAAATTCAAAATAACCGAAAATGAATTTAGCTTAACTTTATGTGGTGCAACTCGCAAAGGTCATTTTGATGGAGTTTTAACAATTGTAGCAAAACTTTTAAATATAATTAAACCAACAAATGCTTACTTCGGAGAAAAGGATTATCAGCAGTTATTACTTATTCGCAATATGGTAAAAGCATTATTTATAGATGTAAATATTATTTCTTGTCCAACCGTTAGAGATAAAGATGGATTAGCATTCAGCTCACGCAATAATTTATTAACAACTAAAGAAAGAGAAATTGCTTCTATTTTCCCAAAAACTTTAAACTCCAACAAATCAATTGAAGATATGAAAACTGAACTAATAAATTCTGGATTCACTATTGATTATATTGAAGAAAAATTAGATAGACTTTTTGCCGCAGTTTATTTAGGAAAAGTAAGGTTAATAGATAATGTTAAAAAATAA
- the nadA gene encoding quinolinate synthase NadA, with protein MDTREIIFEINKLRKEKNAVILAHNYQIGEIQDLADFVGDSLGLSQMAAKTEADLIVFCGVHFMAETASILAPQKKVIIPDLDAGCSLADSITAEELIKWKEENPGAIVVSYVNTTAEVKAETDYCCTSSNAVKVVNAIPVDKQILFLPDQYLGNYVKYITNRNMKIWNGACHVHEKIGELDFESAENKFPNAEFLIHPECGCSTSCMLKASQNPNLKLNIYSTEGMLRRVNESDSDEFVIATEVGILHRMKKNNPTKIFHPASEASICEYMKLNTFENLYQSLLVEKHEVKVQKEIADRARLSIQRMIEIF; from the coding sequence ATGGATACAAGAGAAATTATTTTTGAAATAAATAAATTACGAAAAGAAAAAAATGCAGTAATACTAGCTCATAATTATCAGATAGGTGAAATTCAAGATTTAGCAGATTTTGTTGGGGATTCTCTTGGGTTAAGTCAAATGGCAGCAAAAACCGAAGCAGATTTAATAGTATTTTGCGGCGTTCATTTTATGGCAGAAACTGCTTCAATACTAGCTCCACAGAAAAAAGTTATTATTCCAGATTTAGATGCCGGTTGTTCTCTTGCTGATAGTATAACCGCTGAAGAATTAATAAAATGGAAAGAAGAAAATCCCGGTGCGATTGTTGTATCGTATGTAAATACAACGGCAGAAGTAAAAGCTGAAACTGATTATTGTTGTACATCATCAAATGCCGTAAAAGTTGTAAACGCAATTCCGGTTGATAAACAAATTTTATTCCTTCCCGATCAGTATTTAGGAAATTATGTAAAGTACATTACTAATAGAAATATGAAAATATGGAATGGAGCTTGTCATGTTCACGAAAAAATTGGTGAGTTAGATTTTGAAAGTGCAGAAAATAAATTCCCAAATGCTGAGTTTCTTATTCATCCGGAATGTGGATGTTCAACTTCTTGTATGCTTAAGGCATCGCAAAATCCTAATTTAAAATTAAATATTTATTCTACAGAAGGAATGTTAAGAAGAGTTAATGAATCTGATTCTGATGAATTTGTAATTGCTACTGAAGTTGGGATTTTACATAGAATGAAAAAAAATAATCCAACTAAAATATTTCATCCGGCGAGTGAAGCCTCCATATGTGAATATATGAAATTAAATACATTTGAAAATTTATATCAATCATTGTTAGTTGAAAAGCATGAAGTAAAAGTTCAAAAAGAAATTGCCGATAGAGCAAGATTATCAATACAAAGAATGATTGAAATATTTTAA
- the nadC gene encoding carboxylating nicotinate-nucleotide diphosphorylase has protein sequence MNIEEEYLKNLDVLIKLAISEDINTGDITTDAIISKSNIAEGFLKAKQDGIICGLKVAELVFNNFDENIKWQTNFNDGDKIISGSILANFSGKYNSLLSAERIALNFIQRMSAISTKTFHFVNELKGTKTKLLDTRKTIPGFRLLDKYAVKIGGGTNHRFGLYDLVMIKDNHIEVAGSISNAVKQVREKYKNNFRIEVETRNINEVQEALNLNVDIIMLDNMSIDEMKSAVKLIGGEILTEASGNITFEKLKAIAETGVDFISVGELTHSVKAFDIGMYIK, from the coding sequence ATGAATATTGAAGAAGAATATTTAAAAAATTTAGATGTACTAATAAAGTTAGCTATTTCCGAAGATATCAATACTGGTGATATTACTACGGATGCGATAATTTCCAAATCAAATATTGCTGAAGGATTTTTAAAAGCAAAACAAGATGGAATTATTTGCGGATTAAAAGTTGCAGAATTAGTTTTTAATAATTTTGATGAAAACATAAAATGGCAAACTAATTTTAATGATGGCGATAAAATTATTAGTGGTTCAATTCTCGCAAACTTTTCCGGAAAGTATAACTCTTTACTTTCTGCTGAAAGAATTGCACTGAATTTTATTCAAAGAATGTCTGCAATTTCAACAAAAACTTTCCATTTTGTAAATGAATTAAAAGGAACTAAAACCAAATTACTGGATACAAGAAAAACAATTCCTGGTTTTAGATTATTGGATAAATATGCCGTTAAAATTGGCGGAGGAACCAATCACAGATTTGGTTTGTATGATCTAGTAATGATAAAAGATAATCATATTGAAGTTGCCGGAAGTATTTCAAATGCGGTTAAGCAAGTTAGAGAAAAATATAAAAATAATTTCCGAATTGAAGTTGAAACAAGAAATATAAATGAAGTGCAAGAAGCTTTAAATTTAAATGTTGATATAATTATGCTTGATAATATGTCAATTGATGAAATGAAATCCGCTGTAAAATTAATTGGCGGCGAAATTTTAACTGAAGCTTCCGGAAATATTACTTTTGAAAAATTAAAAGCTATTGCAGAAACCGGAGTTGATTTTATATCTGTTGGAGAATTAACACACTCAGTAAAAGCTTTTGATATTGGCATGTATATTAAATAA
- the panB gene encoding 3-methyl-2-oxobutanoate hydroxymethyltransferase translates to MNSIIDFQNSKTNKIPISIVTCYDFWSAKIIDDSDIDAVLVGDSSAMVMHGFNSTINATIEMIETHVNSVRKGTNKFLIADLPFLLHQKGKNIFMDSVDKLMKAGAQAIKIEGVFGTLEYIKILTESGIPVFGHIGLTPQSINKFGSYKVQGQSEKEFELILTQAVELENAGCSAIVLELISSELAKEITDKIEIPTIGIGAGNHTSGQVLVLQDLLGLDNNFNPKFLKKYLNGYKLFQSALNEFNKEVKMKIYPSQKESF, encoded by the coding sequence ATGAATAGTATAATTGATTTTCAGAATAGTAAGACAAATAAAATTCCTATTTCAATTGTAACATGTTATGATTTCTGGAGTGCAAAAATTATTGACGATTCTGATATTGATGCGGTTTTAGTCGGTGATAGTTCTGCAATGGTTATGCATGGATTTAACTCAACAATAAATGCAACTATAGAAATGATTGAAACTCATGTAAATTCAGTAAGAAAAGGAACTAATAAATTTTTAATTGCAGATTTGCCTTTTTTACTTCACCAAAAAGGTAAAAATATTTTTATGGATTCAGTTGATAAATTAATGAAAGCCGGAGCACAAGCAATTAAAATTGAAGGAGTTTTCGGTACACTCGAATATATAAAAATATTAACTGAATCCGGAATTCCGGTTTTTGGTCATATAGGTCTTACTCCACAATCTATAAATAAATTTGGCAGCTATAAAGTTCAAGGGCAATCTGAAAAAGAATTCGAACTTATTTTAACTCAAGCCGTTGAATTAGAAAATGCTGGATGTTCGGCAATTGTATTAGAATTAATCTCTTCGGAATTAGCAAAGGAAATTACAGATAAAATAGAAATTCCCACAATAGGAATTGGAGCTGGAAATCACACGTCTGGACAAGTATTAGTTTTGCAAGATTTATTAGGGCTAGATAATAATTTTAATCCAAAGTTTTTAAAAAAATATTTAAATGGATATAAATTATTTCAATCGGCACTAAATGAATTTAACAAAGAAGTTAAAATGAAAATTTATCCATCACAAAAAGAAAGTTTTTAA
- a CDS encoding zinc-binding dehydrogenase yields MNYCKSKIISFDSIDNSLKYLEVEIPQLTIGEILVKNEYVTLCRSDINTYIGKRKEKNPTILGHEIVGKIVEFADGFHPNDILGNKLNIGDRITWGIYSSNPDSYFSKIGIPQKGENLFKYGHEELTSENTLHGGLAEFIIIRKNTPVIKLNNAIPLKIAATINCSVATVAGAIRIAGNINHKKILIIGVGMLGIIACAMANSLKANSVASCDISKNRLNDSLEFGATNSILFNELEKLIEKYDLVFDFSGIPDSMEIALDKLEIGGTAIFVGATYPQRKLNISAEKLIRNIHTIKGLHNYNSDDLINAVKFIEENLEKYPFEKLVVDKYNLNQTFEAFNCAITENPYRVGISIYE; encoded by the coding sequence ATGAATTATTGCAAATCAAAAATTATTTCATTTGATTCAATAGACAATTCGCTGAAATATCTGGAAGTTGAAATACCGCAACTTACAATTGGTGAAATACTTGTTAAAAATGAATATGTAACTCTATGCAGAAGTGATATAAATACTTATATCGGAAAAAGAAAAGAAAAAAATCCAACTATTCTTGGTCATGAAATTGTTGGTAAAATTGTTGAGTTTGCAGATGGATTTCATCCAAACGATATTTTAGGAAATAAGCTTAATATTGGTGATAGAATTACTTGGGGAATTTATTCAAGCAATCCGGATTCATACTTTTCAAAAATTGGAATTCCGCAAAAAGGGGAAAATTTATTTAAGTACGGGCACGAAGAACTTACTTCTGAAAATACGCTTCATGGCGGTTTAGCTGAGTTTATTATAATTCGAAAAAACACACCAGTGATAAAATTGAACAATGCAATTCCGTTAAAAATTGCAGCTACAATAAATTGCAGTGTTGCAACAGTTGCCGGAGCTATTAGAATTGCAGGGAATATAAATCATAAAAAAATATTAATTATTGGTGTTGGAATGTTAGGAATTATTGCATGTGCAATGGCAAATTCTTTAAAGGCAAATTCTGTTGCGAGTTGCGACATTAGCAAAAATAGATTGAATGATTCTTTAGAATTTGGAGCAACAAATTCAATATTGTTTAATGAATTAGAAAAGTTAATTGAAAAATATGATTTAGTTTTTGATTTCAGCGGAATTCCGGATTCGATGGAAATTGCTTTAGATAAGCTGGAAATTGGTGGAACAGCTATTTTTGTTGGGGCAACTTATCCGCAAAGAAAATTAAATATTAGTGCGGAAAAACTTATTCGTAATATTCATACAATAAAAGGTTTGCATAATTATAACAGCGATGATTTAATAAATGCCGTGAAATTTATTGAAGAAAATTTAGAAAAATATCCGTTTGAAAAATTAGTTGTTGATAAATATAATCTTAATCAAACTTTTGAAGCATTTAATTGCGCAATTACAGAAAATCCTTATCGAGTCGGAATCTCAATCTATGAATAA
- a CDS encoding HAD hydrolase-like protein has protein sequence MMDKIKLAVFDLSGTTIKDDTAVADCLYKAASEFNLQTSRDEILKLVGTNKIHLYQYLIAKNSGKEIPFEKFEGEKDPATHKFAEEIFVRYSEIMLDYYKNDLTIMPGAEETFDWCHKNNIFVATNTGFHRDINTAIMEGTGWLKNGLVDIAVDVEHTPNNMGRPAPFMIFHAMKELNIQSVRSVIKIGDTPADMLEGYNAGCSGIIGVLTGMLNVSEWGKYFHTHIIPSVKELPELIQREFVI, from the coding sequence ATAATGGATAAAATAAAGTTGGCAGTTTTTGATTTATCCGGAACAACAATAAAAGATGACACAGCGGTTGCTGATTGTTTATATAAAGCCGCTTCGGAATTTAATTTGCAAACATCACGGGATGAAATTTTAAAATTAGTTGGTACTAATAAAATACATTTATACCAATATTTGATTGCAAAAAATTCAGGAAAAGAAATACCGTTCGAAAAGTTTGAAGGAGAAAAAGATCCGGCTACACATAAATTTGCCGAAGAAATATTTGTAAGATATTCTGAAATAATGTTGGACTATTATAAAAACGATTTAACTATTATGCCCGGCGCTGAAGAAACATTTGATTGGTGTCATAAAAATAATATTTTTGTTGCAACTAATACCGGTTTCCATCGAGATATTAATACTGCAATTATGGAAGGTACCGGATGGCTAAAAAATGGACTAGTTGATATTGCTGTAGATGTTGAACACACACCAAATAATATGGGAAGACCAGCTCCATTTATGATTTTTCATGCGATGAAAGAATTAAATATTCAATCTGTAAGAAGTGTAATAAAAATTGGAGACACACCGGCTGATATGTTGGAAGGTTACAATGCCGGCTGCTCTGGAATTATTGGTGTTTTAACCGGAATGTTAAATGTTTCTGAATGGGGAAAATATTTTCATACTCATATTATCCCAAGCGTAAAAGAATTACCGGAATTAATTCAAAGAGAATTTGTTATTTAA
- a CDS encoding CPBP family intramembrane metalloprotease, with amino-acid sequence MKDKIRLSIELFSIFYLIPFIITISNFPIKHLLIPIILLVALIAFIKLKNDKSFDKSILFEISNKKQLLKIIVIRWLLGLLILTILIYFTNRSQLFDFPRKNTMIYIFFLFLYPLFSAFPQELIFRSYFFHRFRNLFSSIPIMIFMSGLSFGFAHIIFQNWISPFISFLGGIMFARTYSKSNSLVITAIEHGIWGDLIFTVGLGIYFFSGNIN; translated from the coding sequence GTGAAAGATAAAATTAGATTATCTATTGAACTATTTTCGATTTTTTATTTAATTCCATTTATAATTACTATTTCAAATTTCCCAATCAAGCATCTGTTAATACCCATAATTTTATTAGTCGCATTAATTGCTTTCATCAAATTAAAAAATGATAAATCGTTTGATAAATCAATTTTATTTGAAATCTCAAATAAAAAACAATTGTTAAAAATTATTGTTATTAGATGGCTATTAGGTCTTTTAATTTTAACAATTTTAATATACTTCACAAATAGAAGTCAGTTATTTGATTTTCCCAGAAAGAATACAATGATTTATATTTTCTTTCTATTTTTATATCCTCTTTTTTCTGCCTTCCCTCAGGAATTAATTTTTAGATCATATTTTTTTCATAGATTTAGAAACCTATTTAGTTCAATTCCAATAATGATTTTCATGAGCGGTTTGTCATTTGGTTTTGCTCACATAATATTTCAAAATTGGATTTCTCCATTTATTAGTTTTTTGGGAGGAATTATGTTTGCACGAACATATTCAAAATCTAATTCCTTGGTAATTACTGCAATTGAACATGGAATATGGGGAGATTTAATCTTTACAGTTGGACTTGGTATTTATTTTTTTTCTGGAAACATAAATTAA
- the tilS gene encoding tRNA lysidine(34) synthetase TilS, producing the protein MVIKLKGNKYIKKIFIDRNIPTKAKTRDKSHCVMIGYE; encoded by the coding sequence ATGGTAATTAAGTTAAAAGGAAATAAGTATATCAAAAAAATTTTTATAGATAGAAATATTCCGACGAAAGCAAAAACTAGAGATAAAAGCCATTGCGTCATGATTGGGTATGAATAA
- a CDS encoding DUF2062 domain-containing protein yields MKQIIKNYINSIFNIEVEPKNIAFSLALGVFVGITVPMGFETISVIPLCLLFRANIYLAAGATLISNPFTILPLYYVTFNIGSIFTNQELNWNEIRYLIDSPSYSDILELGGNLLLTLALGNFIFAIILSSITYFTFFYLVKFYKEKKLTSTIKKDLL; encoded by the coding sequence TTGAAACAAATTATAAAAAATTACATCAATTCAATTTTTAATATTGAAGTCGAACCAAAAAATATTGCATTCAGTTTAGCATTGGGTGTATTTGTTGGTATTACCGTTCCAATGGGATTTGAGACTATTAGTGTAATTCCCTTATGTTTACTTTTCAGAGCAAATATTTATCTTGCTGCGGGTGCAACTCTAATTTCAAATCCTTTTACTATTTTACCGTTATACTACGTAACGTTTAATATTGGTTCAATTTTTACTAATCAAGAATTAAATTGGAATGAAATACGTTATTTAATTGATTCTCCTTCATATAGCGATATTTTAGAATTAGGAGGTAATTTACTTCTTACTCTTGCATTAGGAAATTTTATTTTTGCAATAATATTAAGTTCAATAACATATTTTACGTTTTTCTATTTAGTAAAGTTTTATAAAGAAAAGAAACTAACTTCAACGATCAAGAAAGATCTATTATAA